In a single window of the Bacillus clarus genome:
- a CDS encoding DUF6584 family protein, with translation MTQEIPEKTLKKIKKDIENNNLGKARDRLHGLIATYPNELKLRKSLGDIYYKLQYPEMAGRYWYLEEHKTSIMQEACLQFEKSMGNDPYHIVRALKFKGDRELIKELYPEHTLSPLQKKVKETITEEIEETWQDKLILFGCLSVFISLILCALIGIYTIFDWIF, from the coding sequence ATGACACAGGAAATTCCTGAAAAAACATTAAAAAAAATCAAAAAGGATATTGAAAACAATAATTTAGGAAAAGCGAGAGATAGATTACACGGGTTAATCGCTACTTATCCTAATGAATTAAAGCTTCGGAAAAGTCTCGGGGATATTTATTACAAATTACAATATCCCGAAATGGCCGGACGATATTGGTATCTTGAAGAGCATAAAACATCTATTATGCAGGAAGCATGTCTTCAATTTGAAAAGTCGATGGGAAACGATCCTTATCACATAGTAAGAGCCTTAAAATTTAAAGGAGATCGTGAACTTATTAAAGAGTTATATCCTGAGCATACTCTCTCTCCTTTACAGAAAAAAGTTAAAGAAACAATAACTGAAGAAATTGAAGAAACGTGGCAAGACAAACTGATTCTTTTCGGATGTCTGTCCGTGTTCATTTCGCTGATTTTGTGTGCTTTAATTGGTATTTATACGATATTCGATTGGATATTTTAA
- the cspA gene encoding RNA chaperone/antiterminator CspA, whose protein sequence is MAVTGQVKWFNNEKGFGFIEVPGENDVFVHFSAIETEGFKSLEEGQKVSFEIEEGNRGPQAKNVIKL, encoded by the coding sequence ATGGCAGTAACAGGACAAGTAAAATGGTTTAACAACGAAAAAGGCTTCGGTTTCATCGAAGTTCCAGGCGAAAACGACGTATTCGTACACTTCTCTGCAATCGAAACTGAAGGTTTCAAATCTTTAGAAGAAGGTCAAAAAGTTAGCTTCGAAATCGAAGAAGGTAACCGTGGACCTCAAGCTAAAAACGTAATCAAACTATAA